The Rhea pennata isolate bPtePen1 chromosome 5, bPtePen1.pri, whole genome shotgun sequence nucleotide sequence TGGGAACAACAGTTAAACTCAGTAAAGCAGTTTTCTCAGGATAAGTATACAGGGTTTATAAAGGATGCTACTCTTATTGAAGTGTCACAAAATGCTTCCATTTCTAACGGCCATCatcaatctttttaaaaaaggcactAAATCCATAGCAGTCCAAAAATCATTagggaatggaagaaaatgctGTCATCCATATATCTGAATACATAGTTAGGAACAACTTTCTTTATGAGGACTTAGAGACAACTTTTAACTGCACAGCTTGAAATAAATGTCAAAAACAAGTGGTCACTTGAACCATGCCTAAGCTGGTTACATACAGCCAGACATACAAGAACTGACAAGACAGCATACACAGACTGACGTGGGAGGTCATTTATGTGTGAGAATGCTCATCTTGCTCCCTTGCCAAGGACACAATAAAACATGCAGgtataataaaaaacaaaaattggcCAAAACTCTATGTTCAGAGGCTTCAGTCCTTCATCTTCTTAGTATACGTTTCCACCATCTGCCTTCCTGCAATGGCAATGTACTGCTGAGTCTTCGTACGCAAACAGCAAAAGCCATGTGAATAAGTGCCGCTCAGCTGCAGAAATTGGCAAGTTATTGGCAGTAAACATCAATCCTCTTCAGAAGTCATGCTCTTTACCCGACCTGCCactaaagggagaaaaacaaaaccaaaaaccataTAGttataaaaaggcagaaaaaaaaaatccaaacccaCCAAATGGCTGTATAAAGATGACAAACTTCCCAGTCTATCACAGTTCAGCTATCATGCTGAGGAACTAATGGAGCTACAGCCCAGTAACTATAACTTATACAAACTCCCTCCCTAGAGTCAAATATAGCAGTGAGAGGAAATGATGAAACTTCATGAAGTCTGTATCTCAacggaatcacagaatggttgagattggaagggacctctggagagcatctagtcccgcccccgccccctgctcaagcagggtcacctagagcacattgcacaggatcgtgtccaggtgagatctgagtatctccagagaaggagattccacaacctcaCTGGGCAATGTGGTCCAGCCCTCTGGAAcagtaaaaaagcttttcctcacaatcagatggaacttcctatgtttcagtttgtgcccactgcctcttgtcctgttgcctggcaccactgaagagacTCTGGcttcatcctcttgacaccctcccttaagatacttgtagacattgataagatccccctcagtcttctcttctccaggctaaacaggcccagcccttacagcctttcctcataagagagatgctccagtcatctttgtagccctatgctggactctctctagtagtGTCATGTCTatcttgtactggggagcccagaattggacacagtactccagatgtggcctcatcagggctgagtagagggggaggatcatCCCCCTGGatctgctggcaatactcttcctaatgcagcagaggtccttcttggccacaaggggACATTGTTGGCTTATGGTTTAGTGCACTGTCCTGAGGAGATTCTACTTCTTAATTAAATCTCCACCTGGCCTTCTGAGACGAAGTTTACTTTAGAAAAGGAGTAGCAGTAATAGTAGCAAGGTTCATCACTACGTATGTCAACACTGTAGGGCTTTTGTGAAGAGAAATACATATCTATAAACATGAAATCCAAAGCTATTAACCTTCTTTGTTCAAATATTGTCTCTTCTCtctcaaaagaaaatctcaacTAGTACTAAAAAGGGGCACTGAGTACAAGACAACTCAGTGAGGAGGTTCCCCAGTGCTACCAGTATGATAAAACTGAAGAGATCTGGATGCACTGTATAAGCAGGAATTGGGAGGAAAACTGGAAGCGCTCTGCCATCCTTCCTGTCTCAGAAATGAAATCTCATTGAGAACACTGTGATGAAAATatgcttccatttctgtttcttttggttCTTCCTTGGGTTACTCGGTCTTGCAGACATATAAACACTATACTTACtaagaaaatgccattttattaAGACAGTTGCATCATATTaacttgtttctcttttaaactTACTCtcagtcctcctcctcctccagaaCCTGAAGCTGccattcttttttctatttcttcttgcttctttttcttttgctctacAGAATAAGCATTCTTAATACCACGAGAGGAAGCCTGggagaaaatacatttgagGAAGAccagttaattattttttggaCAGAAACCAAACTGCAAGTCTCGGCAACACcattttgtgaattttttttttcaagaaaaatttgaaacagCAACTGAAGCCACTATTATGTAAAACTGAGGCTTTCAgggtatttttttcatattgtaaGCTTTTGGTTCTGTAACTATGTGAGGGTGttcttattttatcttattaaTATATCCAGGTGAACATAGTTGAATGTAATTAAGTGAGCCTGGTTCATATCCAAGATGTAGAGTCAGAGCTTCCCATCCTAAAAGCCCCAGaaatttttatattgtgttttttttctgtgtcaggGGCTCCCCATTCTTGCCCTTACAACAGTATTAATTGGGAAGACATGATTCAGGCAGTCAGGACTTTCAAGAACCTAAGCTGTTTCATCATCCGATCacttctccatcctcctcttaTCAAATGGCTGCTTGGAGGTAGGGTACATCTGATGGAAACTAGTGAGGTTTTTTATTCTAACACTAAGTGGAAGGGATAAAGTCACAAACTCTGCAGAGTTACTGGAGGATAGGAATTTTACATgcataagaaaaatacaatcCCATTATTAATGCTAACTTAGGCTGTGAGAAATCCAAGTTTAAATCCTGATCTGTGACAGTATCCTAAGTGAAAATCTACCCTTCAAACTCCATATGGATGTATGGATAGCAGTACTCTTGTTTGCAGAGGTACTCAGATGAGCAACCCATAAACTGAGTGCTTCACAGACCTCATGGTGGTGATCTAACAAACACCTAGACTAGAAGATAGGAATGTTAGAACTACAGACTTATGTTGTTAACttagaaaaacatgtttttaaaattgattcTTAGTTAAGTTTAGGGCTATGATATTACAGCATGAGCTACGCAAAAGTTGTTAAAACCTACCaaaggaaaactgagaaatgCCATCATCTTAAATCCAAGGCACTGATGACAAGCACAATTCACCTTAGGCTAATAAGGTAAAACTTAACAATGGACAGTAATTTACTTAGACTCCATGATTTCTAGCTTTTAGGAATCTGACCACCGAATGAACAAGGTATGCAGACTCTCTATAGCACACCAAAAAGGAAGAATACCTCATATTACCTCATGCTAAATAGAGAGCAGTTAGGACACATGCATAGGAAAACAttaagcagagaaagacatttGGTATACTACCTTGCCCCTCACAATGAGGGAAGCGAATTAGGCTGCTGACAAGCTATCTCAGTTACTCAACATTCAGAGGTCCAAACTCTCTCAAAGACAGTCCTGAAAAGTTCTGGTAGATGCTTATCTcttgtctttaaagaaaaaaaaaagtacgaGAGAATGGCTACCACAGAACTTCAAAACCATCCATAAGTTGCTTCACATTTCCTTCATCCAAGGAAAGTTTTAGCAACCTAAGAGCTAGATGAGGACACTGCTTTTACACACTTCTCAAAAGTATATTTCAAATagttactcttaaaaaaaaaatcgagatttaaagaaattacataTGGAATGCTTTTAATAAGTAACCTGATACAAAACTAAGAGTTTTTACTGGACTCTGAGGTGTCATTCAGCTGTTGCTACAGTCATTCACCAAATTCCATTAGAACCAGACCAACACGGTCCACATCAATAATGatgattttttaattcaacATATAAAATCACCAACACTCATACAAATAACACATTCCTCTCTCTTCACAgttcagctgtatttctttaagATTTAATTTCTGCTGGTTGCCTATTTAGTAtgttataaacatttttaagagaaggttggaaaggaagaaataggcTAAGGCACTTGTTTCAAATGTGAAGAGTTTCCCTCTTCCAACAGTCATTTCTAGAACATTTGCATTCCTTTAAGGATACTGAAGTAATCCTTAGAAAATAATTACCAAAAACCAATTGTTTGAGAGTTATTTAAAAGTAGAGTTGTAGATCTCTTGTTTTCAGGTCTTATCACAGACAAAAAAGAATGGTAAACTTACTCTTCAGTTCTTACATTGTTTTCTAACTATTCTAAACTTTCTTCCATCAAAAAAGCTCAACTGTCTTGCAATACCAGCTTTGAAAATcaacagtaaataaatatataagtaCAGGTAAAATATGaattctatgaaaatatttaatgatctCTTGCCCACAATCCATGCATACTATCAACCTGTGTTCCTGCAGAAGTCCTAGCTATTTTCCACATAAACCAGTTGTTACCTAAACATAATCTGAGTAAGTGGCATTTTATCAAACATTACCTCCATCTGTCTCTTTTCAGCAGCTTCTGCTAGctgtcttctttttatttcctaagtAAAAAGTGAAAGACAGTGAAATTCTTCAATAGTTTGtacagtttgtttttaagaagtctgaatttttaaatgagtcAAATCTGTTAAACTCAGAAATATAATGTGAACTGCCACAAAATGCCATCCTTAAGTAAATTAGCATCATCTTTCCCTCCATTCCAAGTCTGTAAggacaaaatgtttttagtgACTAATATGCTGGAAGAGCAGCTGCTGACTTATCTGCAGTcaaccccctcccccagcaATCTGTATCATGCTGTCTGTATGATGCCTTCActccaaaaaaaatcaagctcgGACAAGAAGGGGCATGAAActtccttttatttgaaaaatggaaagctgTATCTgtgaaagttgtttttttttccttccacccCACAGAACTCTCAGCTGAGGGATTCAAACACATGGGAACTGGTCACTGCTCCTACTTCGTTCACGAAGCAACCGCAGCCAGGTTCGTGCCTGCATACGGGAGATTTGACTAGATAAATGTTAATTAGAAGCACGGCTGTATATGACATAAAAAAGcgcattttttttctccatttgcagTTGAGATCGGCACCCCCTCGTCCTCGCTCACAGCACGACCCCTGCTCACGCTCCGTCCCTGGCGCCCTGCACTACAGCCACAGAGGACGGGCGCCGGGGAGACGCAGCccgcggggggcgcggcgctgcggcccgGGCCCGAGGCCGGCAGCTCGGCCGGGCCTGCGCAGCTGCCTCCCCGGCGCTGACGGCCCCTCGGGAGCTGTTTCTGGCACACGGAAACAAGCGCCGAGCCACGCACCAAACCGTCAGCGGGGGCTCCCGGCCGAGCCAGGGCGCTCGGGCTGCCCCAGCCCgacggggcgcccggccgcggccgccaccgccgcttgcgcagcggccgcggcggcgcctgcGCGCCGGGCGGCTCCCGGCCTCCATTTtgggcggccgcgcggc carries:
- the SVIP gene encoding small VCP/p97-interacting protein, giving the protein MGLCLPCMGGAVKDVVETPDPEIKRRQLAEAAEKRQMEASSRGIKNAYSVEQKKKKQEEIEKRMAASGSGGGGGLRWQVG